In Acetobacter vaccinii, the following are encoded in one genomic region:
- a CDS encoding CcdB family protein, whose translation MARFDVYRLAGRGDARFVLDVQADILDELGTRIVVPLLSQKVAPKPAKRLNPVFVIDDQSFVMMTQFMAAVPGRDLKKVVTSLSLSQDEITQAIDLLLTGF comes from the coding sequence ATGGCCCGTTTTGATGTGTATCGTTTGGCCGGACGAGGTGACGCGCGTTTCGTTTTAGATGTGCAGGCAGATATACTTGACGAGTTGGGCACCCGCATCGTGGTACCACTCTTATCTCAGAAAGTGGCACCCAAGCCAGCAAAGAGACTGAATCCGGTTTTCGTAATCGATGACCAGTCGTTCGTTATGATGACACAGTTTATGGCTGCTGTGCCTGGACGTGATCTGAAAAAAGTCGTGACTTCATTGTCTCTCTCTCAGGATGAAATCACCCAAGCTATTGATCTGCTTTTGACTGGTTTCTGA
- a CDS encoding type II toxin-antitoxin system CcdA family antitoxin, whose translation MTLPAQLLEEAKSLDLNISQACEQGLKSAIASIRAQQWLAENRSSLEASRQYVEENGLPLADYRNF comes from the coding sequence GTGACGTTACCGGCTCAGTTACTCGAAGAAGCCAAATCGCTTGACCTCAACATATCGCAAGCCTGCGAACAGGGGTTGAAGTCAGCGATCGCTTCAATCCGTGCTCAACAATGGCTCGCAGAAAATCGCTCCTCCCTTGAAGCATCCCGGCAGTATGTCGAAGAGAATGGTCTTCCTCTCGCGGATTATCGGAACTTCTGA
- a CDS encoding LysR family transcriptional regulator gives MDRLGALNAFMRAAETRSFVATGRDLGISASAVGKAIARLEERLGVRLLHRSTRSMTLTAEGRTFLDHCRRIFEEVDAAEAMLFQASDTPSGVLRVSLPIAGMLLMPVIAAFMKTWPDIRMDIDFTDRMVAVIEEGFDAVIRTGEIADTRLMHRKLGVFRHRIVASPAYLAQHGTPLTPEDLLNHACLHHRYMNNGRLEPWPLMRNGVDLKLDLPETAVVSTIEPLLYLAEQGLGVACLPPFAVNRKIEAGTLVPLLDGMLHDAGSFRVLWPANRYMLPKTRLFVDFLVDHLVLG, from the coding sequence ATGGACCGGCTTGGCGCTCTCAACGCCTTTATGCGCGCCGCCGAGACCCGCAGCTTCGTTGCTACAGGCCGCGATCTCGGCATTTCCGCTTCGGCTGTGGGCAAGGCCATCGCGCGTCTGGAAGAGCGGTTGGGCGTCCGGCTGCTCCATCGCAGCACCCGCAGCATGACTTTGACGGCCGAAGGCAGAACCTTCCTCGATCATTGTCGGCGAATCTTTGAGGAAGTCGATGCCGCCGAGGCAATGCTGTTCCAGGCCAGTGACACGCCCTCGGGGGTGCTCCGGGTAAGCCTGCCGATCGCGGGCATGCTTTTGATGCCCGTGATTGCTGCATTTATGAAAACATGGCCAGACATCCGGATGGACATCGATTTCACCGATCGGATGGTCGCGGTGATCGAGGAAGGTTTCGACGCGGTGATCCGAACCGGCGAGATCGCCGATACTCGCTTGATGCACCGCAAACTGGGCGTCTTTCGACACCGCATTGTCGCATCGCCTGCCTATTTGGCACAGCACGGCACACCGCTTACCCCGGAAGACCTGTTAAATCATGCCTGCCTGCATCACCGCTACATGAACAACGGAAGGCTAGAGCCGTGGCCGCTTATGCGGAATGGCGTGGATCTGAAACTCGATCTGCCGGAGACAGCAGTCGTCAGCACGATCGAACCGCTCCTCTATCTTGCTGAACAAGGTTTGGGCGTTGCCTGCCTTCCGCCATTCGCGGTGAACAGGAAAATCGAGGCCGGCACGCTGGTCCCGCTTCTCGATGGTATGCTCCACGATGCGGGATCATTCAGGGTGTTGTGGCCGGCGAACCGTTACATGCTACCCAAGACTCGTTTGTTCGTTGATTTTCTAGTCGACCATCTAGTGCTGGGATAG
- a CDS encoding MFS transporter, whose product MQLEQISLACEANAERERLPLTSLLALAAAGFLTILTETLPAGLLPQISDGLHISQELAGQLVTVYAIGSLVAAIPLTSATQRMRRRPLLLMAIAGFAVANVVTAIASSYAVVVAARLLAGVSAGLLWALLAGYASRMVVPHLEGRAIAVAMVGTPLALSIGVPAGTFLGAWVGWRFSFGIMSALTLLLIGWTCLKVPDFPGADREKRIPLAKVWTMPGIRPILMVTLAFVLAHNILYTYIAPYLAQSGMVAQTDRVLLVFGVAALLGIWVVGALIDRRLRLLTLGTIILFFMAVLILGLGRSEPMAVYGGVTVWGLAFGGVATLFQTASAKAARSGADVAQSMIVTVWNLAIAGGGIAGGLILGGLGSVALVWSLLPLLTASFFIVRLTDAFGAR is encoded by the coding sequence ATGCAGCTTGAACAAATATCACTGGCCTGCGAGGCCAATGCAGAGCGAGAGCGCCTACCTCTCACCAGCCTACTCGCATTGGCAGCCGCGGGATTCCTCACCATCCTCACCGAGACGCTACCCGCTGGTCTTCTTCCGCAGATCAGCGACGGCCTGCACATTTCACAGGAGTTAGCCGGTCAATTGGTGACGGTTTATGCGATCGGCTCGCTGGTTGCAGCCATTCCGCTGACAAGTGCGACCCAGCGTATGCGGCGACGCCCGTTGCTGCTTATGGCAATCGCCGGTTTCGCCGTCGCCAATGTCGTCACAGCCATCGCGTCCTCTTATGCGGTCGTCGTGGCCGCGCGTCTGCTGGCTGGGGTATCGGCCGGACTACTCTGGGCGCTGCTCGCAGGCTATGCCTCCCGTATGGTCGTCCCGCATCTGGAAGGACGCGCGATCGCTGTCGCCATGGTTGGCACTCCGCTCGCTCTATCGATCGGCGTACCGGCTGGCACGTTTCTGGGTGCTTGGGTGGGTTGGCGGTTCAGCTTCGGCATTATGAGCGCGTTGACGTTACTGTTGATCGGATGGACCTGCTTGAAGGTGCCCGACTTCCCCGGTGCGGACCGCGAAAAGAGAATACCGCTGGCGAAGGTTTGGACAATGCCTGGCATTCGCCCGATTTTGATGGTGACGTTAGCTTTCGTACTCGCCCACAATATCCTCTACACTTATATCGCGCCCTACCTGGCCCAATCCGGCATGGTCGCGCAGACGGATCGCGTTCTGCTGGTATTCGGGGTCGCGGCCCTGCTAGGCATATGGGTGGTCGGCGCTTTGATCGATCGCCGACTGCGTCTTCTGACCCTCGGCACTATCATCCTGTTCTTCATGGCAGTGCTGATCCTGGGCCTTGGCCGATCCGAGCCGATGGCGGTTTATGGCGGCGTAACTGTTTGGGGACTCGCTTTTGGCGGCGTGGCGACCTTGTTTCAGACTGCGTCTGCCAAGGCTGCGCGTAGCGGGGCAGATGTCGCGCAATCGATGATCGTTACAGTGTGGAACCTTGCGATTGCAGGCGGCGGCATAGCGGGCGGTCTCATCCTCGGTGGGTTGGGCTCGGTCGCGCTGGTGTGGAGCTTGCTTCCCCTATTGACGGCCTCGTTCTTCATTGTCCGCTTGACCGATGCATTCGGCGCACGATGA
- a CDS encoding phosphate-starvation-inducible PsiE family protein, translating to MEDLSMKRSWQSRDWSHFIKLFRGLTFYERFEQAIILTLIALIMLVTAIATIHLIGAVWHLVVDVGIDPINQTIFQAIFGAIFTVIIALEFKHSLLVVLAQHENVIRVRTIVLIALLAIARKFILLDLHDVTAMELFALSAAVMALGAVYWLVREQDARVARDAREQAHLEDNPAARCEPERSSS from the coding sequence ATGGAAGACCTCTCCATGAAACGTTCCTGGCAGAGCAGGGACTGGTCCCACTTCATCAAGCTGTTCAGGGGCCTGACATTCTACGAGCGTTTTGAACAGGCGATCATTCTGACCCTGATTGCGCTCATCATGCTGGTCACCGCCATCGCGACGATTCATCTGATCGGCGCGGTATGGCATCTGGTCGTCGATGTCGGAATCGATCCGATCAACCAGACGATCTTCCAGGCGATTTTTGGCGCGATCTTTACTGTTATCATCGCCCTTGAATTCAAACACTCCCTGCTGGTCGTTCTTGCCCAGCATGAGAACGTCATCCGGGTGCGGACCATCGTCCTGATCGCCCTCCTGGCGATTGCCCGCAAATTCATCCTGCTGGATCTGCATGATGTGACTGCCATGGAACTGTTCGCTCTCTCGGCGGCTGTTATGGCGCTGGGTGCCGTCTACTGGCTGGTCCGCGAGCAGGATGCGCGTGTCGCGCGCGATGCAAGGGAACAGGCGCATCTCGAAGATAATCCTGCGGCCCGCTGTGAGCCTGAACGGTCTTCATCCTGA
- a CDS encoding Hsp20 family protein: MRATVDFAPLFRSSVGFDRMLNALDLASRIPAVDNWPSYDIVKTGEDDYRIDMAVAGLAEADLTITQERNTLVVTGRKAPEPQSAAEYLHRGIAGREFERRFDLAEHMKVTDAHFENGLLSITLKREIPEVMKPRRIAITSSTARAEEAVPQIEARKEAA, from the coding sequence ATGAGAGCCACCGTTGATTTTGCTCCCCTGTTCCGTTCGAGCGTGGGTTTTGACAGAATGCTCAACGCCCTTGATCTCGCCAGCCGGATTCCAGCGGTCGATAACTGGCCGTCTTACGATATCGTCAAGACCGGTGAGGATGATTACCGGATCGACATGGCGGTTGCCGGACTTGCCGAGGCCGACCTTACGATCACACAGGAGCGCAATACTCTTGTCGTGACAGGACGAAAGGCGCCGGAGCCGCAAAGCGCCGCCGAATATCTCCATCGGGGTATTGCGGGCAGAGAATTCGAACGCCGCTTCGATCTGGCCGAGCATATGAAAGTCACCGATGCGCACTTCGAGAACGGACTTCTGTCCATTACTCTGAAACGTGAGATACCCGAAGTGATGAAGCCGCGTCGTATCGCGATTACGTCCTCTACAGCACGTGCGGAGGAAGCCGTGCCCCAGATTGAGGCGCGGAAAGAGGCAGCCTGA
- a CDS encoding DNA/RNA non-specific endonuclease: MRRQTRPQGEAMRGRVAVMALVLGTVLGAGPALAQDSCPEFGAEDQLPVLLNPKLAPRTVLLCNRGYAVLHSGLAHEPLWAAEYLTRQDVEAAKRIGRSTTNFHEETRLPAGDGARLADYRGSGYDRGHQVPSGDASSLEAQEETFSLSNIVPQTPRLNQGIWAGVEMGVRALARRDGALYVVTGPLFEGQIQAIGQEVLVPSASWKAVYDPERNGAGAYVCTNTQAPSCTQMSVAALEARIGIDPFPGIAQSVKDRAMPLPEAMASPYGGRGRSEDQMEARLFRQLQKTLIREGWRVLRHVMENAQ; this comes from the coding sequence ATGAGACGACAGACAAGACCACAAGGAGAGGCCATGCGGGGTCGGGTGGCCGTGATGGCGCTGGTGCTGGGCACGGTTCTGGGGGCGGGACCTGCCCTGGCGCAGGACAGCTGTCCCGAGTTCGGGGCGGAGGATCAACTGCCGGTTCTGCTCAACCCAAAGCTGGCTCCGCGCACGGTCCTGCTGTGCAACCGGGGATATGCGGTTCTTCATTCCGGGCTGGCGCACGAACCACTCTGGGCGGCGGAATACCTGACCCGGCAGGATGTGGAGGCGGCGAAGCGCATTGGCCGCAGCACCACTAATTTCCATGAGGAAACCCGCCTCCCGGCCGGGGATGGGGCACGGCTGGCTGACTACAGGGGGTCTGGCTATGACCGGGGACATCAGGTGCCCAGTGGGGATGCGAGCAGTCTGGAGGCCCAGGAGGAGACATTCAGCCTGAGCAATATCGTGCCGCAGACCCCGCGATTGAACCAGGGCATCTGGGCCGGTGTGGAGATGGGCGTGCGCGCTCTCGCCCGGCGGGATGGGGCGCTCTATGTGGTGACAGGACCATTGTTCGAGGGACAGATCCAGGCGATCGGGCAGGAAGTGCTGGTGCCGTCCGCGAGCTGGAAGGCGGTCTATGACCCCGAACGCAACGGGGCAGGGGCGTATGTCTGCACCAATACGCAGGCACCGTCCTGTACGCAGATGAGTGTGGCGGCTCTTGAGGCCCGGATCGGGATTGATCCGTTTCCGGGGATTGCACAGAGTGTGAAAGACCGGGCCATGCCTTTGCCTGAAGCCATGGCCAGCCCTTACGGGGGGCGGGGCCGGAGTGAAGACCAGATGGAGGCACGGCTTTTTCGCCAGTTGCAGAAAACGCTCATCCGTGAGGGATGGCGGGTTCTGCGCCATGTGATGGAGAACGCCCAGTGA
- a CDS encoding DUF3085 domain-containing protein: protein MKLHFDRALVERLLAHAEAAATHSPTLDQLSSPAYQKVRVIGRMPTLDDIDDTRIPAGLMLVGDQGVYLMSNGNPCLPDPTGAPNLVAYAKEADPRGSSSDWYAVKRASFGGDDGAEFLSAEVIRQALEATGDGPVWIDVTPVNIRTPYLSKKTKK, encoded by the coding sequence ATGAAGCTTCACTTTGACCGCGCTCTGGTGGAGCGCCTGCTTGCCCATGCTGAAGCAGCCGCGACCCATAGCCCGACGCTCGACCAGCTTTCCTCGCCTGCGTACCAGAAAGTTCGTGTCATTGGTCGGATGCCGACCTTGGACGACATCGATGACACGCGTATTCCGGCAGGTCTGATGCTCGTTGGCGACCAGGGAGTGTACCTGATGTCCAACGGCAACCCGTGCCTGCCTGATCCCACTGGCGCGCCCAATCTTGTTGCGTATGCGAAGGAGGCCGACCCCCGAGGCTCTTCCTCCGACTGGTATGCCGTCAAACGGGCCTCTTTTGGCGGGGATGACGGTGCTGAATTTCTGAGTGCAGAGGTGATCCGTCAGGCCCTGGAGGCCACGGGTGACGGGCCAGTCTGGATCGATGTGACACCGGTTAACATCAGGACACCGTACCTGAGCAAAAAAACAAAGAAATAA
- a CDS encoding DUF5983 family protein: MPTLNLPIERFADASTAHLSPEDRTLLARYIETEGVDGLSCLAGPYGWLIYASSELRAAEHASPGLAAILAAARTQGCAYVLFDRDGLPIDGVQTYDF, translated from the coding sequence ATGCCGACACTCAATTTACCCATCGAGCGCTTTGCCGATGCGAGTACCGCCCATCTCTCTCCCGAGGACCGGACACTTCTCGCCCGTTATATCGAAACAGAGGGGGTGGATGGCCTTTCCTGTCTCGCTGGTCCGTATGGGTGGCTGATTTACGCCTCGTCGGAACTTCGGGCGGCGGAGCACGCCTCGCCTGGCCTTGCGGCCATTCTCGCGGCGGCGCGCACACAGGGCTGTGCCTATGTCCTGTTCGACCGCGACGGCCTACCCATCGATGGCGTTCAGACCTACGATTTCTAA
- a CDS encoding DUF6876 family protein — MSATLEHTQPEKITGEALAQFIGTTRYYRYTMGLILTDGAAYLAKNGAAWLLDIIASARLVPAVRRAEFEFWTLRVDLTKHCAEVVCTDGNGEREANNLYRQHVGYTDFPLAEQRLYVVADSSLGKVVMLTSEY, encoded by the coding sequence ATGTCTGCGACACTTGAACACACCCAGCCTGAGAAAATCACGGGCGAAGCTCTGGCACAGTTTATCGGTACGACCCGGTATTATCGCTACACGATGGGCCTGATCCTGACCGATGGGGCGGCGTATCTGGCCAAAAATGGTGCGGCATGGCTGCTGGACATCATAGCGAGTGCGCGTCTGGTTCCGGCTGTCCGGCGTGCCGAGTTCGAGTTCTGGACGCTTAGGGTGGATCTTACCAAACACTGCGCCGAGGTTGTGTGCACGGATGGAAACGGCGAGCGCGAGGCCAACAACCTGTACCGCCAGCATGTGGGTTATACGGATTTCCCGCTGGCAGAACAGAGGCTTTACGTCGTGGCCGATAGCAGTCTCGGCAAGGTCGTCATGCTTACATCCGAATACTGA
- a CDS encoding ParB/RepB/Spo0J family partition protein, whose product MELRVVDPKNLLDNPENPRTSPPNVEADRRLAHNIKVVGLLQAPLVRELPDGQLMIVAGHRRRRACVLAKMREMHVIVTSADEKLDGLAAGSENIIREAMTQSEQWRFVDKARREKAYTDAQIARALMVTPAYLKRLSLLAGLHDPILHAIDMGRGPDFNDLKVIVAAPVEEQRAAWAEMFEDMVEEDADPAEYRLNAEDPEDTVPWRELSRYLKQARYMAADARFDDAMAKACGVVWAEDLFGEGGKDNRFTEDGPAFAAAQEQWLADGLPEGGVRMEVGEYEQAAPPDGYTRVRDWMRAEETDVMGYFLNPNTLKIDEIPLRPQEAGEQGVTTPSRSVAPASVAAPKERAAISGTGLTMMGLIRTQALHAALDAVVEDVDPWDLVAALLLALGGKNVTVHTPEREPYGQMSRQENALAALFPEGVLIRDPALLRQEAVSVLKNVANCTISQHSGSGVTAQLMGLLFDADAQMPNMAFDDFLKCFSKPGIMEAGKALNLLPRNTGKEMRNAIMAHVGPEGRWVPEQAGFGSAAEGWKAKLDAMVRKAERLAALRADREGHDEDDGEFDHLLPVEEELYGTGQEGADEAETASTETGDAGEGPAPEGQDDETAELKDALLEQAGVVLASDNADPDARAAVKAHLGSHLEVVRIAA is encoded by the coding sequence ATGGAACTGCGCGTCGTCGATCCGAAAAATCTTCTCGACAACCCCGAAAATCCCCGCACCTCGCCCCCCAATGTCGAGGCCGACCGACGCCTCGCTCATAATATCAAGGTGGTGGGTCTGCTGCAGGCGCCGCTGGTGCGCGAACTGCCGGACGGCCAGCTGATGATCGTAGCGGGCCATCGCCGCCGTCGCGCCTGCGTTCTTGCGAAAATGCGAGAAATGCACGTCATTGTCACATCCGCCGACGAAAAACTGGATGGGCTGGCAGCCGGTTCCGAAAACATCATCCGTGAGGCAATGACGCAAAGCGAACAATGGCGCTTTGTCGATAAGGCCCGCCGCGAAAAAGCGTATACGGACGCACAGATTGCCCGCGCGCTCATGGTCACACCCGCCTATCTGAAACGCCTCTCACTTCTGGCGGGTCTGCATGACCCGATCCTGCATGCCATCGATATGGGGCGCGGCCCGGACTTTAACGATCTGAAAGTGATCGTCGCAGCCCCAGTGGAAGAGCAGCGTGCGGCATGGGCTGAAATGTTTGAGGATATGGTCGAGGAGGATGCTGACCCGGCCGAGTATCGCCTGAACGCCGAAGATCCAGAGGACACCGTGCCCTGGCGCGAACTTTCCCGTTACCTGAAACAGGCTCGTTATATGGCGGCAGATGCCCGCTTTGATGACGCCATGGCTAAAGCCTGTGGCGTGGTCTGGGCTGAAGACCTGTTCGGCGAGGGCGGGAAGGATAACCGCTTTACCGAGGATGGCCCGGCGTTTGCCGCCGCACAGGAACAGTGGCTGGCCGACGGGTTACCCGAGGGCGGGGTCAGAATGGAAGTCGGCGAGTATGAGCAGGCGGCCCCCCCTGATGGCTATACACGGGTGCGCGACTGGATGCGGGCTGAGGAAACCGATGTGATGGGATATTTCCTTAATCCGAACACCCTGAAGATCGATGAAATCCCGTTGCGTCCACAGGAGGCTGGCGAACAGGGGGTCACTACGCCCTCGCGTAGCGTTGCGCCCGCAAGTGTTGCTGCGCCTAAAGAGCGGGCGGCCATTTCTGGCACCGGTCTGACCATGATGGGGCTCATCCGCACACAGGCGTTGCACGCGGCACTTGATGCGGTTGTTGAGGATGTAGACCCGTGGGATCTGGTTGCGGCCCTGCTGCTGGCCCTTGGCGGCAAGAATGTCACCGTGCATACCCCTGAACGGGAGCCTTATGGTCAGATGAGCCGACAGGAGAACGCTCTGGCCGCACTCTTCCCAGAAGGTGTGTTGATCCGTGATCCTGCACTCCTACGACAGGAAGCGGTTTCCGTGCTCAAGAACGTCGCAAACTGCACGATCAGCCAGCATAGCGGCAGTGGTGTAACGGCCCAGCTCATGGGGCTGCTGTTCGATGCTGATGCGCAGATGCCTAATATGGCGTTCGACGACTTCCTCAAATGCTTCAGCAAGCCCGGTATCATGGAGGCGGGCAAGGCACTGAACCTGCTGCCTCGTAACACCGGTAAAGAGATGCGCAATGCCATCATGGCGCATGTGGGGCCTGAGGGGCGCTGGGTGCCCGAGCAGGCCGGGTTTGGGTCTGCTGCCGAGGGCTGGAAAGCGAAACTGGACGCTATGGTGCGTAAAGCCGAAAGGCTGGCCGCTTTGCGTGCTGATCGTGAGGGCCACGACGAGGACGATGGCGAATTTGACCACCTGCTTCCCGTTGAAGAAGAACTGTATGGAACAGGTCAGGAAGGGGCGGACGAAGCTGAGACTGCGTCAACAGAAACTGGTGACGCAGGCGAGGGGCCTGCCCCTGAAGGCCAGGACGACGAAACGGCCGAGCTGAAGGACGCGCTGCTTGAACAGGCTGGCGTGGTGCTGGCATCGGACAATGCCGATCCTGACGCGCGGGCTGCGGTGAAAGCCCATCTGGGCAGCCACCTTGAGGTGGTGCGCATCGCCGCCTGA
- a CDS encoding TonB-dependent receptor, whose amino-acid sequence MKKHRILNKKCKTGFVSMIAASIMLSAAINADAESPSKNVKKKHQYKEDSKSQTKKNEISDAETESLTVTGHGFNTMHDYLGLSRMPQDVMHTPQTINVVPQQLMQQQNVKSLDEALRDVPGVTSSIGEGAGGMNGDQFLIRGFQAQNDIYEDGLRDYGVYSRDSFNMETVSVIKGPSSEVFGNGTTGGAINMITKTPTLSNRATAEFSGGSGNYYRGTLDVNRKINETTAFRITGMGDEHDIVGRDYIYSHRWGVAPSIAFGLGRKATLILQYMHQQENSIPDFGVPVVTKPGAAYGQPITEYGIRRTNFYGTRSDQNSTNDNMETARFTYKLNDHITFYDDLRGGQYYRTFAGSKATCDKTCVNNYFYGNPADALVARSGPTGAGNGLGAGTYMAPLPYQQQSWSVQNVFSMVANFKTAFLRHQLVAGFDIENVSDSRQQYTYLNAKPYASLVNPNPNVGNLNLVPGNSNPSGLVNLGGIGAKANSNGYGFDTGIFLFDQIWFTNWLSVKGGGRWDRWQTAYNVTGGDVSKYPDKHFHDVSGVFNPSVSLMITPDSHQTYYFTWASSTTPMGMYVTNGSVPIRPGTTSFASPEKAQLYEIGAKYSIFHDRIGLTASLFRLDKGNAMNADPVTGELEGSSDKQRNQGLELSAGGVILPGWNVTATYALYDSSTTASSTAANLGKNIPYVPHNQATFWSAYNAFASKPYNFLIGGGVTWRQHVWLNAANTLRVPANVDFSAVISHRFDEHWKISMNGYNLANRLNYQSLFSNRATPSTGRMFIGEVKYTY is encoded by the coding sequence ATGAAAAAGCATAGAATCCTAAACAAGAAATGTAAAACTGGTTTTGTTTCAATGATAGCTGCTAGCATCATGCTATCGGCTGCGATTAATGCTGACGCTGAATCTCCATCAAAAAATGTGAAAAAAAAGCATCAATATAAGGAAGATTCCAAATCTCAAACGAAAAAAAATGAGATATCGGACGCTGAGACTGAAAGCCTGACGGTCACCGGTCATGGTTTTAATACAATGCACGATTACCTTGGTTTGTCGCGTATGCCGCAAGATGTCATGCATACGCCCCAGACAATTAACGTTGTTCCCCAACAGTTAATGCAGCAACAAAATGTCAAATCTCTGGATGAAGCGCTCCGAGATGTCCCAGGGGTCACTTCGTCAATTGGCGAGGGCGCTGGTGGGATGAACGGTGATCAATTTCTCATTAGAGGTTTTCAGGCACAAAATGATATTTATGAAGATGGGTTAAGGGATTACGGAGTTTATTCCCGAGATTCCTTTAATATGGAAACTGTCTCCGTTATTAAAGGCCCCTCATCAGAGGTCTTTGGTAATGGCACGACTGGAGGTGCGATTAACATGATCACAAAAACTCCAACACTGTCCAATCGTGCGACAGCGGAGTTTTCTGGCGGCTCTGGAAACTATTACCGAGGTACACTCGACGTAAATCGTAAAATAAATGAAACGACGGCATTTCGAATTACTGGAATGGGCGATGAACATGACATCGTTGGACGTGATTATATCTATTCGCACCGTTGGGGGGTTGCTCCTTCCATAGCTTTTGGATTGGGTAGGAAAGCAACGTTAATATTGCAATATATGCACCAACAAGAGAATTCCATACCGGATTTTGGTGTGCCGGTTGTTACAAAACCCGGCGCAGCTTATGGACAGCCCATTACTGAGTATGGGATACGCCGCACAAATTTCTACGGCACAAGAAGTGATCAAAACTCGACAAATGATAATATGGAAACTGCACGGTTTACTTATAAACTAAATGATCATATTACTTTCTATGATGATTTACGAGGCGGGCAATATTATAGAACATTCGCAGGATCTAAGGCTACCTGTGATAAAACATGTGTAAATAATTATTTTTATGGTAATCCGGCAGATGCTCTGGTAGCCCGTTCAGGGCCTACCGGCGCAGGAAATGGACTAGGTGCAGGTACCTACATGGCGCCTTTACCGTACCAGCAACAAAGCTGGTCTGTTCAAAATGTCTTTTCTATGGTGGCAAATTTCAAAACTGCCTTTTTAAGGCACCAGCTTGTCGCTGGTTTTGATATCGAGAATGTTAGCGATAGTCGCCAGCAATACACGTATTTAAATGCAAAACCATATGCTAGCCTTGTCAATCCTAACCCGAATGTGGGTAATCTTAATTTGGTTCCCGGAAATTCAAATCCGAGTGGACTTGTTAATCTTGGTGGGATTGGTGCCAAAGCCAATAGTAATGGGTATGGCTTTGATACTGGCATTTTCCTTTTTGACCAAATCTGGTTTACGAACTGGTTGTCTGTCAAGGGAGGAGGCCGATGGGATCGCTGGCAAACCGCTTATAATGTAACGGGAGGCGATGTCTCCAAATATCCCGACAAACATTTTCATGATGTCAGCGGTGTATTCAACCCAAGTGTAAGTCTCATGATTACACCTGATAGCCACCAGACTTATTACTTTACATGGGCTAGTTCTACGACCCCGATGGGTATGTATGTTACAAACGGCTCGGTACCTATTCGTCCAGGAACAACGTCCTTTGCTAGCCCAGAGAAAGCACAGCTTTATGAAATTGGAGCAAAATATAGTATTTTTCATGATCGTATTGGATTAACTGCGTCTCTTTTCCGCCTAGATAAAGGCAACGCTATGAATGCAGATCCAGTAACGGGCGAATTGGAGGGCTCGTCGGACAAGCAGCGCAATCAAGGCCTTGAGTTGTCGGCTGGCGGCGTCATCCTACCAGGATGGAATGTTACTGCCACTTATGCCTTGTATGATAGCAGTACAACCGCTTCTAGCACTGCGGCTAATCTGGGGAAAAATATCCCCTATGTTCCCCATAATCAGGCGACTTTCTGGAGTGCTTACAATGCGTTTGCAAGTAAGCCTTACAATTTCCTGATTGGGGGAGGCGTGACTTGGCGTCAACATGTGTGGCTCAACGCGGCTAATACTTTGAGAGTGCCAGCTAATGTTGACTTTAGTGCGGTTATTTCACATCGTTTCGATGAGCACTGGAAAATATCAATGAACGGATATAATTTAGCTAATCGCTTAAATTACCAGAGCTTGTTTTCTAATAGAGCGACACCGTCTACCGGGAGAATGTTTATTGGAGAGGTTAAATATACATATTAA